One Keratinibaculum paraultunense genomic window carries:
- a CDS encoding DUF1819 family protein, with translation MNIINVNKLKYSAGAVSKGFWFQEFKKYNTLLSEGLKDAEIKKMQEEENILLAPSDDYGKKMINEVSKRTRALPKKISIMFNDLSISDQKILNILGIMMTDRLFFEFMYEIYREKLILGNLNFDNSDIMVFLKNKSEQSEKVANFTSQTKKRLAGAYKTYLKEANLIVEEKGSLVVKKPILDINLEREMKNNGLYPYLRIFLGE, from the coding sequence ATGAATATTATTAATGTAAATAAATTAAAATATAGTGCTGGGGCTGTAAGCAAAGGATTTTGGTTTCAAGAGTTTAAAAAATATAATACATTACTTAGTGAAGGGTTAAAGGATGCAGAAATAAAAAAAATGCAAGAAGAAGAAAACATACTACTAGCTCCATCGGATGATTATGGTAAAAAAATGATAAATGAAGTATCTAAACGAACAAGGGCATTACCCAAAAAAATATCTATTATGTTTAATGATTTATCAATTTCAGATCAAAAAATATTAAATATATTAGGCATAATGATGACAGATAGATTGTTTTTTGAATTTATGTATGAAATATATAGAGAGAAACTAATATTAGGTAATTTAAATTTTGATAATAGTGATATAATGGTATTTTTAAAAAACAAATCTGAACAAAGTGAAAAAGTCGCAAATTTCACATCACAAACCAAAAAAAGATTGGCAGGTGCTTATAAAACATATCTAAAAGAAGCAAATCTTATAGTGGAAGAAAAGGGTTCATTAGTAGTAAAAAAACCAATATTGGATATTAATTTAGAAAGAGAAATGAAAAACAATGGATTATATCCTTATTTAAGGATATTTTTGGGGGAATAA
- a CDS encoding pyridoxamine 5'-phosphate oxidase family protein translates to MEDTVAVMNRCTNGLLACLGDEDYPYAVPISYVYLNEKIYFHSAKAGHKVDAIMKNPKVSFSVIDEDTIVGEEYTTYFRSVIAFGKARVVEGNERLEVFKDLVEKYSGDQPEEAKYEKIIGCNETYIIAIDIEYITGKEAIEYVKSRK, encoded by the coding sequence ATGGAGGACACAGTAGCTGTAATGAATAGGTGTACCAATGGTCTTTTAGCGTGTTTAGGTGACGAAGACTATCCTTATGCAGTTCCAATTAGTTATGTCTATTTAAATGAAAAAATATATTTCCATTCAGCAAAAGCAGGACATAAAGTAGATGCTATTATGAAGAATCCAAAGGTATCTTTTTCAGTAATAGATGAAGATACTATAGTAGGTGAAGAATATACTACTTATTTTCGTAGTGTTATTGCATTTGGCAAGGCAAGAGTTGTAGAAGGGAATGAAAGACTAGAAGTTTTTAAGGATTTGGTTGAAAAGTATTCAGGAGATCAACCTGAAGAAGCTAAATATGAGAAAATAATCGGATGTAATGAAACTTATATTATTGCAATTGACATTGAGTATATAACTGGCAAGGAAGCCATTGAATATGTAAAGAGCAGAAAATAA
- the csn2-St gene encoding CRISPR-associated protein Csn2-St — protein sequence MNEIYFKGLKIFEFDDDSAIQIIGSNNYLIRIILDVYCKIFSGYRFSDLDIEAMNGYYPEVRENGKILKKNDIIVIRLSETEDILDELTTKKGSTLMEYLLSLNIELSINEVIEKVDKSLIELSICIDNLIEEKLATTDIFVKTEINEINLDKIIKNFIDINFANAVEERIPLWLLEDSQVVDLFINIIELILEEGKKTRVIIDRLDSKMEVREYEKLVRILFELTEKYSNFGIWIIPSSEKGVFVDYRIFNNTYIVNEDIIKLGDFDITYESICRNYPDNNVPKKCEVLCSLLQKLPFHTKGKQYLPTKETIITLIFLKLLGEESIGEIKKINLSKLEYNFLASFN from the coding sequence ATGAATGAAATATATTTTAAAGGATTAAAGATATTTGAATTTGATGATGATAGTGCTATTCAAATCATAGGAAGCAATAATTATTTAATTAGAATTATATTAGATGTTTATTGTAAAATATTTAGTGGATATAGGTTTTCGGATTTAGATATTGAAGCTATGAATGGATATTATCCAGAGGTTAGGGAAAATGGGAAGATATTAAAAAAGAATGATATAATTGTAATAAGGCTGTCTGAGACAGAGGATATTCTCGATGAACTTACAACGAAAAAAGGTTCTACATTAATGGAATATTTGTTATCGCTAAATATAGAATTATCAATAAATGAAGTTATAGAAAAGGTTGATAAATCATTGATAGAACTTTCAATATGTATAGATAATCTAATAGAGGAAAAATTAGCTACTACAGATATTTTTGTAAAAACTGAAATAAATGAAATTAATTTAGATAAGATAATAAAAAACTTTATAGATATAAATTTTGCAAACGCGGTCGAAGAAAGAATTCCTTTATGGTTATTAGAGGATTCGCAAGTGGTTGATCTATTTATAAATATAATAGAACTAATATTAGAAGAAGGCAAAAAAACTAGAGTGATTATTGACAGATTAGATTCCAAAATGGAGGTAAGAGAATATGAAAAATTAGTAAGAATATTATTTGAATTAACAGAAAAATATTCGAATTTTGGAATATGGATAATTCCAAGTAGCGAAAAAGGTGTATTTGTAGATTACAGAATATTTAATAATACTTATATTGTTAACGAAGATATAATAAAGCTAGGTGACTTTGATATTACTTATGAATCTATTTGTAGAAATTACCCAGACAATAATGTTCCTAAGAAATGTGAAGTATTATGCTCTTTGCTTCAAAAACTTCCTTTCCATACAAAAGGGAAACAATATTTGCCTACGAAAGAAACTATAATTACGCTTATATTTTTAAAATTATTAGGAGAAGAAAGTATAGGAGAAATTAAGAAGATAAATTTATCAAAATTAGAGTATAATTTCTTGGCTAGCTTTAATTAA
- the cas2 gene encoding CRISPR-associated endonuclease Cas2, which translates to MRYVAVRVICIFDLPTTTDHERRAYRRFRKFLIENGFEMLQYSVYIRTCPNRSFANKFYYRIKQNAPQKGDIQLLTITEKQFEDMVHIVCDAKKKQKILGSENLVII; encoded by the coding sequence ATGAGGTATGTAGCTGTGAGAGTTATATGTATATTTGATTTACCAACAACTACAGATCATGAAAGAAGGGCTTATAGAAGGTTTAGAAAATTTTTAATTGAAAATGGTTTTGAGATGCTTCAATATTCAGTATATATACGAACTTGTCCGAATAGAAGTTTTGCTAACAAATTTTATTATAGGATAAAACAAAATGCCCCACAAAAGGGAGACATACAACTATTAACAATTACAGAAAAACAATTTGAAGATATGGTACATATAGTATGTGATGCTAAGAAAAAGCAAAAGATTTTAGGTTCTGAAAACCTGGTGATAATATAA
- the cas1 gene encoding type II CRISPR-associated endonuclease Cas1, which translates to MSWRNVMVDDGDHLKVYLDNVEIHKGENKYVIPLSDIGVIVLDGMTTSITTRLLAACSSYNVVLVTCDKKHIPCGMYIPFNQHSRTVKMVRKQVQWGENVKDKLWQKIIKYKIYNQSEVLYLFTRNEEKYIQLQNYITDVLPGDTSNREGHAAKVYFNTIFGNDFSRGIDCIENAMLNYGYAIIRAYITRAIVSYGYNPCLGIFHKSEYNSFCLADDFLEIFRPVIDAYVINYLLESEEEVKFLSQEVRAYLIGILSFRVRFDNQYQKISTVIDKFVLQCFDYLDPEKDNKNQILNIKIKTLEGIKK; encoded by the coding sequence GTGAGCTGGAGAAATGTGATGGTGGATGATGGAGATCATTTAAAAGTTTATTTAGATAATGTTGAGATTCATAAAGGAGAAAATAAATATGTAATTCCATTGAGTGATATAGGAGTAATAGTTCTTGATGGAATGACTACTAGTATTACAACTAGATTACTGGCTGCTTGTTCTTCTTATAATGTAGTATTAGTTACTTGTGATAAGAAACATATACCTTGTGGGATGTATATTCCTTTTAATCAGCATAGTAGAACTGTAAAAATGGTGCGAAAACAGGTACAATGGGGTGAAAATGTAAAAGATAAACTATGGCAAAAAATAATTAAATATAAAATTTATAATCAAAGCGAAGTATTATATCTTTTCACGAGAAATGAAGAAAAGTATATACAACTACAGAACTATATTACAGATGTATTGCCTGGAGATACATCCAATAGAGAGGGACATGCTGCTAAAGTATATTTTAATACGATATTTGGCAATGATTTTTCTAGAGGAATCGATTGTATTGAAAACGCAATGTTAAATTATGGTTATGCTATAATTAGAGCTTATATAACAAGGGCAATTGTCAGTTATGGATACAATCCATGTTTGGGAATATTTCATAAAAGTGAATATAACTCTTTTTGTTTGGCAGATGATTTTTTAGAAATTTTTCGACCAGTTATAGATGCCTATGTAATAAATTATTTATTAGAATCTGAGGAAGAGGTTAAATTTCTTTCTCAAGAAGTTAGAGCTTATTTAATAGGGATACTTTCTTTCAGGGTAAGATTTGATAATCAATATCAAAAGATATCTACTGTTATAGATAAGTTTGTGCTCCAATGCTTTGATTATCTGGATCCTGAAAAGGATAATAAGAATCAAATTTTAAATATTAAAATTAAAACGTTAGAAGGGATAAAGAAATGA
- the cas9 gene encoding type II CRISPR RNA-guided endonuclease Cas9 (Cas9, originally named Csn1, is the large, multifunctional signature protein of type II CRISPR/Cas systems. It is well known even to general audiences because its RNA-guided endonuclease activity has made it a popular tool for custom editing of eukaryotic genomes.) produces MGNVLGLDIGIASVGWSLINTDNNEIIDMGVRLFKSADASSNQQRREARSARRTLRRKRYRLQNVEELLSENGFSPPDTINLNPYELRVRGLKEKLTPEELYAALFHLAKRRGISYLDEMEDEGKNLDQSLKINKELSKEKFPCEIQLERLEKYGKVRGIIEVENEDSEEILINVFTTSSYEREAIAILGQQKKYYPQIDDEFIKKYTDIITRKREFYVGPGDEKNRTNYGIYKTDGTTIESIFEELIGRCSIYPDQRRAPASSFTAQEFNLLNDLNNITVEGRKLTEEEKKNIVEDILSSNNVRIMTIIKKNTGLDDINDIKGFRIDKNGKPEFHTFEVERKIKKFLKVTSINYEEYDIEKKDRLAEVLSLSMDYKTLKKKCNEEFPEFTDEDVQMLFTYLQSNKSAYARWHSFSLKIMREMRKELYSESKNQMNILTEKGIKKNIQDSFKGYKYIPVGFLNEEIYNPVVRRSVNQSIRIVNAIIKKYGDLEAIVIEMPRETNEKEQRKKLNDIQKQNEKEKNEAINRARNEYGITETQLHGQKELVTKIRLWYQQDGKCMYTGKVISIDDLVNNPNTFEIDHIVPKSISLDDSLNNKVLVYSYANQLKGQRTPFGAFYVSSKEINYDEIKQRASKLLKNKKINKIKYDLLTFEEDINKYDVRQKFISRNLNDTRYASKVILNGLQEFMKAKGKDTQIHVIRGKFTYQLRKRWGIEKDRDKSFEHHGVDATIVAATYMLGQSEGTIRNPFLQQLGRYDKKLWKVISNKEYDKEVYRLPWQGFIADLDKAVNKIKYSHKIDTKVNRAIADATLYSTRRVNGEDYVVKKYKNIYDNAVAKSVIKLIKKDLKKFEDPNESEILMRKHDPKTFEKLVKIIDEYEGENPNPFEAYRREHGYIRKYSKKGNGPVVKDIKYLSNKLGEHIELTKMKNVSDDKKVILLSLKPFRTDVYYNQETGDYKNLGIKYNDISFKEGKYILEDKVYSQMKGGLGIDESYEFLFSLYENDIVGITYKDEPEVEHRYRFLSSISGSPNRIEVKPIDKKEFKPRNKPTIGKKVLRFSKYHTDILGNIFNVTGERLKLEFTVDNINDL; encoded by the coding sequence ATGGGCAATGTATTGGGGCTAGACATTGGAATTGCAAGCGTGGGATGGAGTCTAATTAATACAGATAATAATGAAATAATTGATATGGGAGTAAGATTATTCAAATCAGCTGATGCAAGTAGCAATCAACAAAGAAGAGAGGCTAGATCGGCGAGAAGAACACTACGACGAAAAAGATATCGTCTTCAGAATGTTGAAGAGCTTCTTAGTGAAAATGGCTTTAGTCCTCCAGATACTATTAACTTAAATCCATATGAGCTTAGAGTTAGAGGTTTAAAAGAAAAATTAACCCCAGAAGAATTATATGCAGCACTTTTTCATTTGGCTAAAAGAAGAGGAATTTCTTATTTAGATGAGATGGAGGATGAGGGAAAGAATTTAGATCAATCTTTAAAAATAAACAAAGAATTATCTAAAGAAAAGTTTCCCTGTGAGATACAGCTAGAAAGGTTAGAAAAGTATGGGAAGGTAAGGGGAATAATAGAAGTAGAAAATGAAGATAGTGAAGAAATATTGATTAATGTCTTTACTACAAGTTCATACGAAAGGGAAGCTATTGCTATATTAGGACAACAGAAAAAATATTACCCACAGATTGATGATGAGTTTATAAAAAAGTATACAGATATAATCACTAGGAAAAGGGAATTTTATGTTGGACCCGGAGATGAAAAAAATAGGACAAACTACGGTATATATAAGACTGATGGAACTACTATTGAGAGTATTTTTGAGGAACTTATTGGGAGATGTAGCATTTATCCAGATCAGCGTCGTGCTCCAGCTTCATCTTTTACTGCTCAGGAATTTAATTTGCTGAATGATTTAAACAATATTACGGTGGAAGGTAGGAAACTAACTGAAGAAGAAAAAAAGAACATAGTAGAAGATATATTAAGTTCTAATAATGTAAGGATTATGACTATAATTAAGAAAAATACAGGATTAGATGATATAAATGATATAAAAGGATTTAGAATTGATAAGAATGGGAAGCCTGAATTTCACACTTTTGAAGTTGAAAGGAAAATTAAAAAGTTTCTAAAGGTTACTAGCATTAATTATGAAGAATATGATATTGAAAAGAAAGATAGATTAGCTGAAGTTTTAAGCTTAAGCATGGACTACAAAACTTTAAAGAAAAAATGCAACGAGGAATTTCCAGAATTCACTGATGAAGATGTACAAATGCTTTTTACCTATTTGCAAAGTAATAAATCAGCATACGCAAGATGGCATTCCTTTTCATTAAAGATAATGAGAGAAATGAGAAAAGAATTATATTCTGAATCTAAGAATCAAATGAATATTTTAACTGAAAAGGGGATTAAAAAGAATATACAGGATAGTTTTAAAGGTTATAAGTATATACCTGTGGGATTTTTAAATGAAGAAATTTACAATCCAGTTGTTAGAAGATCTGTTAATCAAAGTATTAGAATAGTTAATGCGATAATAAAAAAATATGGAGACTTAGAAGCTATAGTCATAGAAATGCCCCGCGAAACCAATGAAAAAGAACAGAGAAAAAAATTAAATGATATTCAAAAACAAAACGAAAAAGAAAAAAATGAAGCTATAAATAGAGCAAGGAATGAATATGGTATTACAGAAACACAACTCCATGGGCAAAAGGAACTAGTAACCAAAATAAGACTATGGTACCAACAAGACGGAAAGTGTATGTATACAGGCAAAGTTATATCAATTGATGATTTAGTAAACAATCCTAATACTTTTGAAATAGATCATATAGTTCCTAAATCTATATCTTTAGATGATAGTCTAAATAACAAGGTGTTAGTGTATTCATATGCTAATCAATTGAAGGGACAAAGGACTCCTTTTGGAGCTTTTTATGTATCTTCTAAGGAAATTAATTATGATGAAATAAAACAAAGGGCATCAAAATTATTAAAAAACAAAAAAATAAATAAAATAAAATATGATTTATTGACATTTGAGGAAGATATAAATAAATATGATGTAAGGCAAAAATTTATTAGCAGAAATTTAAATGATACTAGATATGCTTCTAAAGTTATATTAAATGGTCTCCAAGAATTTATGAAAGCAAAAGGAAAAGATACTCAAATTCATGTTATTAGAGGAAAGTTTACTTATCAATTAAGGAAAAGGTGGGGTATTGAAAAAGATAGAGATAAATCCTTCGAGCATCATGGTGTAGATGCAACAATTGTTGCTGCAACTTATATGTTAGGACAAAGTGAAGGTACTATAAGAAATCCATTTTTACAGCAATTAGGTAGATATGATAAAAAACTTTGGAAGGTAATAAGCAATAAAGAATATGATAAAGAAGTATATAGGTTGCCTTGGCAAGGATTTATTGCTGATTTAGATAAAGCTGTAAATAAGATCAAATATTCTCATAAAATAGATACAAAGGTAAATAGGGCAATAGCAGATGCAACACTATATTCTACAAGGCGGGTAAATGGAGAAGATTATGTAGTAAAAAAATATAAAAACATCTATGATAATGCGGTAGCAAAATCGGTAATTAAGCTAATTAAAAAAGATCTAAAGAAATTTGAGGATCCTAATGAAAGTGAAATATTGATGCGTAAACATGATCCTAAGACCTTTGAAAAACTTGTGAAAATTATTGATGAATATGAAGGAGAAAACCCGAATCCTTTTGAAGCTTATAGGCGGGAACATGGATACATTAGAAAATATTCAAAAAAGGGCAATGGACCTGTAGTTAAAGATATTAAATATTTATCCAATAAATTGGGAGAGCATATAGAATTAACTAAGATGAAAAATGTAAGTGATGATAAAAAAGTAATATTGCTTTCTTTAAAACCATTTAGGACAGACGTATATTATAATCAAGAAACTGGTGATTATAAAAACTTAGGGATTAAGTATAATGATATTAGTTTTAAGGAAGGAAAATATATTTTGGAGGATAAAGTTTACTCTCAAATGAAAGGAGGGCTAGGGATAGATGAATCCTATGAATTTTTATTTTCTTTATATGAGAATGATATAGTAGGCATAACATATAAGGATGAACCTGAAGTAGAGCATAGATATAGATTCCTATCATCTATATCAGGTAGCCCTAATAGAATTGAAGTAAAACCTATTGATAAAAAAGAGTTTAAACCAAGAAACAAACCTACAATAGGGAAAAAAGTATTAAGATTTAGTAAATATCATACTGATATTTTAGGAAATATATTCAATGTTACGGGTGAGAGGCTAAAACTAGAATTTACAGTTGACAATATCAATGATTTATAG
- a CDS encoding ImmA/IrrE family metallo-endopeptidase, with amino-acid sequence MKKNINIPDELFRLKIKELAEETRIKFAKKGLSDIFDILSEIAFLIRKPLDVEGLSGFITYYEDRFVVYLNSSFSLGHERYTGAHELYHIMYNKDILKKEKVFIDENKYEEEEMKADVFAAEFLMPEDYVKEIFLKTVNVDKDNVEPRHVIRMHNYFKVSYKAMLKRLVQLNLCSQKRYFQLLDISTLERKDELQSITMEEGFNIDLIIPSNENYIPREYLIYVKANYENGKISYNEMEEILMFIGLTPEKLGY; translated from the coding sequence ATGAAAAAAAATATAAATATTCCCGATGAATTATTTAGATTAAAAATCAAGGAATTAGCAGAAGAAACTAGAATCAAATTTGCTAAAAAAGGGTTATCAGATATATTTGACATTCTTTCAGAAATAGCATTTCTAATTAGAAAACCCTTAGATGTAGAAGGGCTTTCTGGATTTATTACCTATTATGAGGATCGTTTCGTAGTATATCTAAATAGTAGTTTTAGCTTAGGTCATGAACGTTATACAGGAGCTCATGAACTATATCACATAATGTATAATAAAGATATATTAAAAAAAGAAAAAGTATTTATAGACGAAAATAAATATGAAGAAGAAGAGATGAAAGCAGATGTATTTGCTGCTGAATTTTTAATGCCTGAAGACTATGTAAAGGAGATTTTTTTAAAAACTGTAAATGTGGATAAAGATAATGTTGAGCCTAGACATGTAATAAGGATGCATAATTACTTTAAAGTGAGTTACAAAGCCATGCTTAAAAGATTAGTTCAGCTTAATTTATGTTCCCAAAAAAGATATTTTCAATTATTGGATATTTCTACTTTGGAACGAAAAGATGAACTTCAATCTATAACTATGGAAGAAGGATTTAATATAGATTTAATAATTCCATCAAATGAAAATTATATCCCAAGGGAATATTTAATATATGTAAAAGCTAATTATGAAAATGGGAAAATATCTTATAATGAGATGGAAGAAATTTTAATGTTTATTGGATTAACTCCTGAAAAATTAGGATATTAA
- a CDS encoding helix-turn-helix domain-containing protein, translating to MPKYEIGKKIKAFREERGLSQSKVVEELAQLGINMSRETLSKIENNSRSISAIELKAISDVFGVDMDDFFDEEESEDLVTFFRRKNYSQNTLKEISQLQEMVKIFIEQEKIYKKEKY from the coding sequence ATGCCTAAATATGAGATTGGTAAAAAGATAAAAGCATTTAGAGAAGAGAGAGGCTTAAGCCAATCAAAAGTAGTAGAAGAGCTTGCTCAACTTGGTATAAATATGAGTAGAGAAACATTAAGCAAAATTGAAAACAACAGTAGATCTATTTCTGCTATAGAATTAAAAGCTATAAGTGATGTATTTGGTGTAGATATGGATGATTTTTTTGATGAAGAAGAATCAGAGGATTTGGTAACCTTCTTTAGGAGAAAAAACTATTCTCAAAATACATTAAAAGAAATTTCACAACTTCAGGAAATGGTGAAAATATTTATAGAACAAGAAAAGATATATAAGAAAGAGAAATATTAA
- a CDS encoding peptidylprolyl isomerase, whose protein sequence is MSENKVLATVNGKDITSQDVYGFLNQLDPQVAAQFSSPEGINQIANELVNQELLYLDAIEKNLDEEEAFKEELEKIKIGVLKQYAINKLFEGITVSEEEIEKFYNENKHFFQRPEMARASHILVDDEEKANEVLDEIDNGTSFEDAASKYSNCPSKANGGDLGKFSRGKMVPEFEEVAFSMEEGEISKPVKTQFGYHLIKLDYKKEPSISPLDEVKGQINQQLILMKQQQLYLDKAEELKKNYKVEIYF, encoded by the coding sequence ATGAGTGAAAACAAAGTATTAGCAACGGTTAACGGAAAAGATATAACTAGTCAAGATGTATATGGATTTTTAAATCAATTAGATCCACAAGTTGCAGCTCAATTTAGCTCACCAGAAGGTATAAATCAAATAGCTAATGAGCTAGTAAATCAAGAACTTCTATATTTAGATGCTATTGAAAAAAATTTAGATGAAGAAGAAGCTTTTAAAGAGGAATTGGAAAAAATCAAAATAGGTGTTTTAAAACAATACGCAATTAATAAATTATTTGAAGGAATAACTGTATCAGAAGAAGAAATTGAAAAGTTCTATAATGAAAATAAGCATTTTTTCCAAAGGCCAGAAATGGCTAGAGCTAGTCATATATTAGTAGATGATGAAGAGAAAGCTAATGAAGTACTTGATGAGATAGATAACGGTACATCCTTTGAAGATGCAGCTAGCAAATATTCCAATTGTCCATCAAAAGCCAATGGTGGAGATTTAGGTAAATTTAGTAGAGGTAAAATGGTACCAGAGTTTGAAGAAGTAGCTTTTTCCATGGAGGAAGGGGAAATAAGTAAACCTGTAAAAACTCAATTTGGATATCACTTAATCAAATTAGATTATAAAAAAGAACCAAGCATTAGCCCATTAGATGAAGTAAAAGGACAGATTAATCAACAATTAATATTGATGAAGCAACAACAACTATACTTAGATAAAGCAGAAGAACTCAAAAAGAATTATAAAGTAGAAATTTATTTTTAA
- a CDS encoding D-alanine--D-alanine ligase family protein, which translates to MKVGILWRKFRNVEQQMKFTPDEVYDDAYEEAYHHFCALKEAGYDVAMIEWKKDPIETYEDIKKNNVDIIFNASSLREVAFLETFEIPYVGSGLDLVSLNKATRKELVAYNELPTPKFTVAKSSDKIPEIDLEYPLFVKPIEGRGSAGIDEENIIYKYEQLPKVVDKITKKLGQAALIEEFIEGREITVGIIGYHNPKVLPIVEIQYNSAKTNTFQHKMYDNEIIKCPAEFPKEVENNIKDIALKIYKILNAKDYARIDMIVGKDNVPYFLEINTYAGLTMESRKSEEGKIEVHHGYMGYSAKAAGMDAPEFLSTILESAIERYNCLTSN; encoded by the coding sequence ATGAAAGTCGGTATACTATGGAGAAAATTTAGAAATGTAGAACAACAGATGAAATTTACACCAGATGAAGTTTACGATGATGCTTATGAAGAAGCGTATCATCATTTTTGTGCTTTAAAAGAAGCAGGCTACGATGTGGCTATGATTGAATGGAAGAAGGATCCAATAGAAACATATGAAGATATTAAAAAAAACAATGTGGATATAATATTTAATGCATCAAGTTTAAGGGAAGTTGCTTTTTTAGAAACATTTGAAATACCTTATGTGGGTTCTGGATTAGATTTGGTTTCTTTAAATAAAGCTACTAGAAAAGAATTAGTAGCATACAATGAATTACCAACACCTAAATTTACAGTAGCTAAAAGTTCGGATAAAATACCTGAAATAGATTTAGAATATCCCTTATTTGTTAAACCGATAGAAGGAAGAGGAAGTGCCGGTATTGATGAAGAAAATATTATTTATAAGTATGAACAGTTGCCTAAGGTAGTTGATAAGATTACTAAAAAGTTAGGGCAAGCAGCATTAATTGAAGAGTTTATAGAAGGTAGAGAAATTACTGTAGGAATCATAGGATATCATAATCCAAAAGTACTTCCAATTGTAGAAATCCAATATAATTCTGCTAAAACCAATACTTTTCAGCATAAAATGTATGATAACGAAATAATTAAATGCCCAGCCGAATTTCCAAAAGAAGTAGAAAATAATATAAAGGACATAGCACTAAAAATATATAAGATATTAAATGCTAAGGATTATGCTAGAATTGACATGATTGTAGGAAAAGATAATGTACCTTATTTTTTAGAAATTAATACTTACGCTGGTTTGACTATGGAGTCAAGGAAGAGTGAAGAGGGAAAAATTGAAGTACATCATGGATATATGGGATATTCAGCAAAAGCAGCTGGCATGGATGCCCCAGAATTCCTATCTACAATTTTAGAGAGTGCCATTGAAAGATATAATTGCTTGACATCAAACTAG